From the Tenacibaculum dicentrarchi genome, the window GTGTTCCAGGTCCTAAAGAGTAGGTTATCCAGGCTCTAACATCATTAGAACCACCTGTAAAATAACTGCGTGAAAAAGGAATACTAGCATTATTATAGGTTATAATTGCTCCTAAAAATGTACGATGTGCTAAAACGGTATTATTTCCTAAATTCCAATATTTTTTATATTCAACATCTGCTTTAAAATATTGAGCGATAGGAATTTTTAAAACTGTTTTTTGATTTCGATTATTTGTTTTTTTAGATATAACTCCCATTAAGTTTCCAGCATTAGCAACTCGAAATTTAAGGAAAGAAAAATTAGTATCTTTGCTATTTAGTTGATTATTATACGTGTAGGTAAAAGCAATTTCAGGGATTAAAAAATCGGAAGTAATAATATTGTATCTGTTAAAAATATTAAGGTTATTCTGATATTTTAAAGGTTGGGTGTTTTTAAACGAACCATCGGTAGCAATATTTTGCATAAATTGTAAAATATCGGTTGAGTTACCAGGCTGATTTGTAGGTAATTTATATTTAGAAGAGGCAGTTGCTACTTGTTTCAGCTTAAAATATTCTGAATTATAAATGCTAAAGTAATTATTAACATTTAAGTTTCTAATATATTGTACATTGAGTAATTCTAGTTGTAATGATTTTTGCTTGTTGTAAACCCATTTATAATCTAAGCCAATGGTAATATTCTGATTATCTAATCCAATATTTTTTTGATTACCCAATCCAATTAAAAATTTTGTTTTAGGAAACATTTTCTTCGGAATAAGTCTTTTTAGTCCAAAAGGTGCTACAAAACGAGGAATTCCTAAAGTAAGGTCAGCGCCAATTTCCCACCCAAGCCCGTTGTTAGAATTAAAGTAAGAGCCAAAAGTAGAGAATTTAAATATTTCAGCACCTTTAAAAGCATTTCGGTTAATTAACGAATATTTTAAAGAAATATCAAAATTTCTAATATTAGAACGAGACAATTCAGCATCAAAACCTAAAGTGTATTTTTCAATAGGTGTTAAAAAAATATTTGCATTTAATTCGGTATCATTTAATTCATCATATCGAATAGAGGTTGTTTTAAAGTTTTTTAATCCTCTTAAATGTTTTCTAGTTAATTTTTTAGAAAAATCACTATAAACCGTATTTGGTTTTATAAATAATGATTGTGCAAGTATTTTAGGATTGTATTTTAATTTTTTATGTGCATAAAAAGTAATTCCTTTGTATAAAACAGTGTCTTTGTAAACGTTGTTTCGTTTATTATAGGTATAATCGGTATATACATTGATTTTCTTTATGTTTTGAACTTTAAAAGGAATAACTCTATCAGAAATATTAATGTTTACTTTTGTTTTCTGATAATTTTGAAGTGTATCATTTTCAAACGAAATATAATTTTCATTAAAATGATAAATTCCTTTATTTCTAAAAAAAGTAACTAGCCTATTTGCTTCTTTAACAAAATGTTCATCTTTATATTGATTTCCTGCTTGAAGAAAACTGTTTTCTTTTGATTTTTTGTACAAAGAATCAAGGGCTGGAGAAGCTATTTTAGTTTTAATTAAACTTAAAAACGAAGGTTTTCCTTTTGTTATTTGATAAGAAATACTACCTTTTTTAGTATCAATAGTATCTTTTTTAAAGGAAACTTTAGCCCTAAAATATCCTTCTGTTTGAAAGTAGGCATTTAAATTATCCGCAGTTTTTTTTGTTTTTTTATCATCAATAATAATAGGAGCTTCACCACTGTTTAAAAACCAGCGATTGATTCCTATAAAAGATTTAGCTACAGATATACTTTGTTTTTCAGAAAATCCTTTCTTAAAAAACGAATATATTTTTGGGTTTTTAAAACCCCATTTCGCGGGTGATTTTGCTCCCTTCGGATTTCCTAAATTATAAAAATACAGTGATAATGGAACTCCTAAGGCTTTTGCATTAGGACGTTGCATTAGTAATTCTGTAATATTTTGATTTGTATTTTTTACACTGTCAATATAAACTGTATTTTTTGTTAGTAATAATTCGTTTTTTTTAACAAATTTTATGGTACTACAAGCACTGAATAAGATGACTAATAAAAAGAAGAAAGAAAGTTTTTTCATTAACTTTACGGCTGGTATTTGAGTATCAAAAATACTGTTTTTTAGTGATTATAATATGTTAAAAAAATAATAATGAGTTTATCTAAAAACAATTTAAAGTTAATAACGAGTTTACAGCAAAAAAAGTATCGACAAAAACATCAATTATTTGTTGCTGAAGGGGTAAAGGTTGTTACCGAATTATTAAAGTCATCAGTAGAGGTAGCGCATATATTTACGGTAGACGCTTCTTTCGAAATGGCTAATAATGTTCAAAGTACGCTTATTTCAGAAGTTGAATTAAAGAAAATAAGTACGTTAAAAAAACCAAATAAAGTTTTAGGGTTGTTTAAAATTCCTGAAGAAAAGGAGCAAGATAGCGCTAATTTTACACTTGCTTTAGATGAGGTAAATGACCCAGGTAATTTAGGAACTATTATTCGGTTGTGTGATTGGTTTGGTATTACCGAGTTGGTTTGCTCTAAAAATACGGTAGATTGTTATAATCAAAAAGTAGTGCAATCAACCATGGGATCTTTAACGAGGGTAAATATTTCGTACGTTGATTTACCAAGTTTTTTAACAGAAACACCATTAGCCATTTATACTGCCGATATGGATGGCGAAAATATTTATAAAGCAAACCTTCCTGAAAAAGCAGTTTTAGTAATGGGAAATGAGGCAAATGGAATTTCAAATAAAATAGCAGCTATTGTAAAACATAAATTAACGATTCCTAGATTTGGTGATATTCAAAAAACAGAAAGTTTAAATGTAGCTACAGCAACTGCTATTTTATTAAGTGAATTTAAAAGAAGTTTAGTTTAACTTCTTAATTTGAGCATCTATTTTATCAATAATAAATTTTAAATCTTTTTTATTATTGATAAAATCTAAATTATCGACATCAATAATTAGTAGTTTTCCTTTAGTGTACTCACTAATCCAAGCTTCGTAACGTTCGTTTAATCTGGTTAAATACTCAACGCTAATAGCGTTTTCATAGTCTCTACCACGTTTGTGAATTTGCCCAAGAAGGGTAGCTGTATCTGCACGTAAATAAATTAATAAGTCGGGAGGGGTAACTAAGTTTTCCATTAATTCGAATAATGAAGAGTAGTTACTAAAATCACGATTAGTCATTAATCCCATAGCGTGTAGGTTGGGTGCAAAAATATGAGCGTCTTCATAAATAGTTCTATCTTGAATTATTTTTTTTCCAGACTCTCTTAATTCTAAAACCTGACGAAAACGGCTGTTTAAAAAGTATACTTGCAAATTAAAAGACCAACGTTCCATTTCACCATAAAAATCATCCAAATAAGGATTTTCGTCTACTGATTCATAATGAGGCTCCCAATCGTAATGTTTGGCTAATAGATTCGTTAACGTGGTTTTTCCTGCGCCTATATTTCCGGCAATTGCTATATGCATATATTTTGAATTTCAATACGGTAAAATTACATAAAAAAAGTATTGCCAGCCAAAAATTAATGAATCAATTTATGCTGCTAGCTAGTTGTACTTATAGTGTTCTTAGCGTGTTGTTTGAAGTTGTTATTTAAAGTTTGTGTAAAAAAAAACGAGCTGTTAAGCTCGCTTTTTTTTGATGTAATTTTTTTTTATTTCATCATAATTTTACGGGTACTTAGTTTACCGTCATTTTGAATTTGTATAAAGTAAATTCCGCGGCTTACTTTTTTAAATTTAATTTCTTTATTAAAATTACTAGATATTGTTGAAAATGTTTGTGTTTCTAATAATTGCCCTCTTGCATCAATTAATTTAATAATGGTTAGGTTTTTTTCTTTCACCTTAAAGTTTACGGTTAATGTTCCGTATGAAGGTACAGGGTATATTTTTAAATCGGTAAATAAATTTGCAGATGTCGCAAAACTTTCATCAATATTAATAGTATAATCTTCTACTTCACCATCAAAATTAAACTCACAAGAATTTTCTTTGTCGGTAGTTTCTTTTCTGGTTAAAATACGTAAGATTGTTGCGCCTAGTTTTGCATCCTCAGGAATGGTTATCGTAGTGTTATTTGTTGTTAAATTAAATGATTCATTTTCTTCAAATATCAAATTTTGATTCCAATCAATCCATCCGAAGGTTTTTAGTGCGTTATTTCCATCGCTATCAACTTCAATATTTAAATCATATTGCTCACCTCTAACAACAGGTGTTGTAACCGAAGTAAAATTAGAATAACCAGTTGTTTTTGTTGAACTATTATTAATCCCTGCAAAACTAACGTTGGTTAGGCTTATTTTTGAAGTGCTATTTCCTTTTGATTTGCAATAACGGTCATTAACAACAAGTGTTAAGTTAATTGATTTTTTTAGTAAACCAGCAGTTGCTATTACTTTAACGGTATAATTTCCAATAGGGGCATTGTTTAAATTATTAATATGTACTGTAAAGGCTCCTGTTTTGTTAATTGTTGTAGGATTAAAAGTTACAACAGCATTTTCAGGGGCGTTTTCTGCTAAGAAAGTAACGTTTTCATTAAAGTCATTTAATGATTTAAAATCAATTTTATAAGCTACTTTATTCACTGCTTTATTACAAATAGATATTGCTGGTTTTTGGCTTTTTAATGTAAAATCGGGTGTGATTTTAATGGTATAATCTTCTACTTCACCATTAAAACCTAATTGACATTCGTTTGAGTTTTGAGAACCTTCTTTTTGAGTTACAATTCTTAAAATGGTTGTTCCTAATAAAGCATCCGAAGGAACAGCAATTTTTAATCCACTATTTTTAGTTGCTGTATTTGCGTTGCTTGTTGTTCCTAAATCATATTTTTCATTAGCATCAAACAAACAATTTTGATTCCAGTCAACCCAAGCAAATGTTTGTACCGTTTGATTTCCTGCCGAATTTGCATTAACCACTAACGGATACGCTTCACCTTTTATAACCTGAGTATCGATTGCTGTGTAGTTGGTATATCCTGTTGTTTTTGTAGAGGTATTATCAATACTTCCAAAACGAACAAGCGTTGTGCTAATTTGAGAGCTCATACTCCCTGCTGATTTACAAAGCGTATTGTTTACATTAAAAGGAATATTTACTGATTTTTTAATAGAAGATGCTGTAGCGGTAACCACCATTTGGTAATCGCCAATAGCTGCATTTTTTAAGTTAGAAACAGTTAATTTTACGGTGTCATTTTCTTTAAAAGGATTCGGCGAAAAGGTAGCCGTAGCATTTGCAGGAAGCCCTGTAACTGAAAAAACAATGTTTTCGTTGAATTTTACCAATGCTTTATAAGCCATGGTAAAAACTTGCTGATTAGTCGCTTTATTACAAATAGAAAAATTACCTGAAGTATTTGTTAGTGTAAAGTCTGGCTGAGGTTTTTCTGTTACAATTAAGGTATAATCTTCTGTTTCACCCCATTCTTCTTTGTGGTTTGAATCGCAAGCGCCATCACCATAGCCATTAGTAGGGTCATCATATTCTGAAACTACTCTAATTCGAGTGCTTCCTAAAGCGGCATTTTTAGGAATATTAATGGTATATGTTGAATTTACTTTATCTCCTGATTTGGTACCTAAATCATATCTTTCATCAGTAGTATTAAAGATAAAATCTTGATTCCAGTCGATAAATACATAACAATGATCTTGGTATCCATCGGTATTTAAAGTAACGCTTATTTGATGAGATTCTGTTCTTTTTACAGTGGTGCTTTTTGAAGTAAAATCTTCATAACCATCTACCTTATCGTTCCCTGAATTATTATTGATGCTATTAAAAGTTACATTGCTAATGTGGTTGGCACCTCCAGCTTCATCGGTAAATGTTGAAGCACAATAAGAAGGTACTTGGGTTGTAAATTTATAAACCTTAGAAAAAGTTCCTTCAGCACAGGAGTTTTTAGGCTTTATACGCCAGTAATAGGTAGTGCTACCAACTAATGAAGTGGTTGAGGTATATGCGTTGGTGTTCGCTTGTTGGTCAATTACAATAGTTGAAAAATTAGCATCAGTAGCAACCTCTATTTGATATGCAGTAGCATTATCGTCTTGTGTCCACTTAAATTCGGGAGCTATACTAGTATCTGTATCGGCATCTATTGGAAAGATAGGATTAACAGTTGTTAAAACATCTTGAATTACTTGTAATTCTCCTTGAGTTGTTTGGGTAACACTTGCTGATTTCCCTTGAATATTAAAGATGTAATCTTGAGCTATACTGTTGCTGAAATTTTTAAGCATTAGGGTAGCATCGCCATTGGAGTTTATAGTTGCTGGAGTAAAACTAGCGGTAACACCAGTAGGTAAATTAGTAGCACTTAAAGTTACTGTTTCTTTAAGACCATTTAAAAAACTAAAATTAACAGTATAATTTACGGCATTAGTTCCTGATTTACAGGTTGTTTGTTTGGCTGTTTTATTGGTTATTAAAAAAGTAGGATCTGTTGAATTAATAGTGAAATTAGTAGGGTTCACATTATAAAAGACGTTATCGGCAGCCTCTACAAGTATTCTAGCCTGTGTTGTGATATTATTTGGTATGGTAATTTCTTCAGATCCATCATTAGGAGTATTCTCTTTTAAAATAATTGGAAAGGTAATACCTCCATCAACAGAAAGTTTAATAGTTACTTTTGCACAGTTTATTGGTGCGCTGTCTGTTGTTCCTTTATTCCATGAAATTGTTTGCTGATCTCCTGTAATCCAAGTAACATTTGTGTTGGGTACTGTTACAGTAAAAGGCGCTGCATCGGTTACTGTAATTTTCATGTCATCTCTTGCCGAATTCCCACCACCTGCATTGTTGTCTCTAACGGTTAATGAAAAATTTAATTCTCTAGCTACCGTAGGAAGAACAATCCATTGGTTAGAAGTTCCGTTTATAACATCTTCAAAAATAGGGAAATATCTTTTAGGTGATTTTGTAGGATTTAAAGACCTAAAAGTAGGGCCTGCTGTACTTGTTGAAACAGGAGGCATTGTTGCTTTTTGAGTATCAATTTGCTCCCAGTTATAGGTAAGACTGTTAAGTCCTTGCGCATCGGTAGCTATTCCTTCTAAAACAAAAGGAGTTCCTTTAGGAATACTTACATTTTTACCTGCATTAGCTGTAGGAGCATCGTTATTAGTGCTTGATTGTGTTGCACAACTTCCACTATTTTGCATATGCGCCCACATTTGAGCCATACTTACTGCATGAAAATACGGATCACTATTTCCTTGAACATTAGGTGAACAAATACCTGCATACCCCATAATTGTCGAACCACTTCCTGGTTCGACAGAGGTTGATGATTTGTTACAGTCGTTATTTTGTGTGTGTGTACCTCCAAATTGATGCCCTATTTCATGGCACACATAGTCAATATCATAAGGATCATTGATGGGTTGTGAACTACCTGTTATACCACTAGCTTTATAGCCGGTAACACATACCGAACGAACTTGTGCTAAACCACCACCACCGGTGCTAAATGTGTGACCTATATCATAATTTGCATCTCCAATAATTGCATCACACTTTGCTTGACTTTCATCAATTAAAGCATCTGCATTATCATCGGTTAAACCATCATCACCGTTACTTTCTAAAAATATTAACTCATCGTTATTATTTACAAGTACCATTCTAACGGCTAAATCTCTTTCATAAACTTCGTTTACACGAGTCATTGTCGTATTAATTGCCGATAAAACAACTGCTTTTTTTACAGCATCGGTAGCTGAACTGGCAATATTTTGTCTGTTTAAATGAAATGATGAATACTCATTAGTACAGGCAATAGCAATTCTAAAAGTTCTTAAAATACCATCATTGGCATTTCTTTTTTGAATTGATGAAGTCATTGTTTTTTTAGCCGTGCTTTCAACTTGACATCTAAAATCATTCTCTTTAGCTTTTAAAGCTGATTTTTTATAGATGATATATTGTTTTTTATCAACCGTATAAGGGTCGATATATACAATGCTTTTATTAGCTGAATAAATAAGTGCATGTACACCATTGGCACCTAAACTAATTTTAGCAATAGCCGTAGGATCATCAATTCCTTGCCCAGAATAAGACTTAATCATCGGGAATTTAGCCGCTAATTCAGGAGCTAAATAAGAAGTTTCTTTAATAGAAAATCGTTGTAATTTACCTTCAGAATCAGGTAATGTTATAATATGTTGACTTCTTTTTGATTTAAAACCTGTTAAATGATTTTGAAGACCATTTAAATTTAGTGTTGCTAAACGGTATTTTTCAGGCGTATTTTTTCTGCTTAAAGGTTTAACTTGTTGACTAGAAGTCTCTTTTTTTACAGCTGTATTCCAAAAATTTTGAGAGAAGGAATTTGTTGCTAAAAAAATAAAAAAGAAAAAGAGTATTGAAGGATTTTTTTTTATCATAATTATGAATTGTTAATAGGCATTGTTATAACAGCTTGGTGTTAATTTTAGTACCTTTGGGGGATTGTTTTAGGATACAAATTTATGAATAAAAATATAACAGTTAGTGATTTAGGTCAAAAAGATTATAAATACACTTGGGATTATCAAGCTAAATTATTAGAAAAAATCGTTTCTTTAAAACGAGAAAACAGAAATAAATCCTTGAAAATTAGCACGCCCAATCATTTTCTATTTGTTGAACATCCACATGTTTACACCCTTGGTAAATCAGGAGATTTAAGTAATTTATTATTAAATGAAGCACAATTAAAAGAAAAAGGAGCTACTTTTTATAAAATAAATAGAGGAGGAGATATTACCTATCATGGTCCAGGGCAAATAGTAGGCTATCCGATACTTGATTTAGAAAATTTTTTCACAGACATCCATAAATACTTACGTTTCTTAGAAGAAGCAATTATATTAACAATTGCCGAATACGGCTTAGAAGCAGGTCGTAGCGATGGCGAAACAGGTGTTTGGCTAGGAGTAGGAACACCGTTTCCTCGAAAAATTTGCGCTATGGGAATTCGTGCAAGTAGATGGGTAACTATGCATGGTTTTGCTTTAAATGTAAATGTAAATTTAGGTTATTTTGATAATATTATTCCTTGCGGAATTAGAGGCAAAGCAGTTACTTCTATGCAGGCTGAATTAGGTTATGAAATTTCAGAAGCTGAGGTAAAACAAAAAATATTAAAACATTTTAAAACACTTTTTGAAGTAGAATCTTATATCAAAGTATAAAACTAAACACAAAAAAAGGGCTGACATAATAAAATGTCAGCCCTTTTTTATGTATCTAAAATTATTTTTTAGCCTTAATATTAAAAGAAATCTCTAACAAATCGTTAATAAATTTATCTTTTAAAGCAGCATCAATTTTTTTAGATTTGTAAGTAACTCCAAAATCAGTTCTATCAATACTAAAAATATCACTTTTAATACTAGCTACACCTTCACTTTGAGTAACCGTTGCAGGAATTGTAATACTCTTTGTAGTTCCTCTAAGTGTTAAATTACCTGTTATTTGTAATTTTCCATCTTTAACTTCAGAATTTGCTATTTCAAACTTAGCTGTAGGAAACTTTTTAACATCAAAAAAGTCAGAACCTTTCAAATGATTTTCTAATTTTTCTTTACCATCAGCAACTTCTAAATCGGCACATAAAATTGAATTCATATCAATAACAAACTCACCAGATTTAAGTACGTTGTTTTCAATTTCAAACAATCCTTTAGTAATACTAACAGTACCATTATGAGAACCTGTTGGTTTGTTTCCTTTCCAGGTAACTGTAGATTCTGCAATATTTGCTTTATAAGAGCTAATTACATTTTCTACTTTTTTAATATCTTTAACTTCTTGGTTAGCTGTTACTTTATTTTTTTCTGATTTACAAGAAACGGCAGTAATTGCTATAAGTGCAATAGCTAAAATTGATTTTTTCATGATTATTTGTATTTAATAATTGATTTTTATTTTAGAACAAATATACTTTAAAAATAGTTTCCTTGGAAATTATTTTTTCGTTAAGATTTTGTTAATAACATAAGAACTAGCTTGTAAGCCAAAAGCGGCGGGCATATAGCTAATAGTTCCATAAAAAGATTTTTTAAAATTAGCTCCATTTGTTAGTTGTAAGCTTTCGGCAATTTGAACTTCTTCAGAGTAAACAGCAGTAATACCTTTGTTTACTTTTCGTTCTTTTAATCGCTTTTTTAAAGCACGTGCCATTTTACAGTTTTTTGTTTTACTGATGTCTTTTACAACTACTTTACTAGCATCTAATTTTCCACCAGCACCCATTGAGCTAACTAATTTTACTTTTTTTCTTTTAGCGGCAACAATTAAATTGATTTTAGGAGTAATACTATCAATACAATCCATTACATAATCATATTCAGTACTAACTATTTCAAAAGCTCTTTCTGGTGATAAAAATTCTTCTATTGCTGTTAGTTCTATTTCAGGGTTTATATCTTTAATTCTGTCGGCAATTACGCTTACTTTTGTTTTTCCAACAGTACTATCTAATGCGGGTAACTGTCTATTTTTATTAGTTTCATCAAAAGCATCACCATCAACAATTGTCATTTTTCCAACACCAGCTCTTGCTATAAATTCTGCTGCAAATGAGCCAACTCCACCTAAGCCAACAATTAATATGTTTGCTTTTTTTAGCTTTTTCATTCCTTCTTTCTGAACTAATAACTCTGTTCTTTCTAACCAACTCATTTTGTAAATATTGTATTAAAATTTTGATGTATATTTTTTTGTAGCTTTTTCATGCTAATTTTTTTGATGTTACTTGCTTTTTCATAAACAGTGGAAATATCAATTTTTGCATCATCTGTTTCTAAGAAAATTTTATCCAACGGAATATTTAAAAATACCTCTTGTAATTTAGTTGATGTTAACAATGCTTTTCCGAAGGATAAAAAACAATCATTTTTGATAAAATCAGTAGCAATTTGATTATTTTTATTAAAACCGTGAATAATCCATTTTTGCGTAGGTTTTAATTCTTTTTTCAAACGGAGTATATCTTGAAAAGCTTTTACACAATGTATAATTAATGGTTTTTTTAATTCTTCTGATAACTTAATATGTTCTTTAAAAACAGGAATTTGAAGTCTGTAATTTACTTCAGATAATTTATCTAAACCACATTCGCCAATGGCATAACAATTTTTATGAAGTAGCTTTTTTTTGATAAATAGAACTTCATCTTCAATTCTTTCTTCAAGGATAAACCACGGATGAATCCCGATAGAAAAAGGCGTATTAAAATCTGTTGAATTAGGATAACAATTTAAAATACTAAAATTTTCATCAGAATTAGTATGTGTATGAATATTTATAAATTTCACAAAAAAGACAACTAATTTTCTTGTTCAAAAATAATACTTCTTTCCATATTTTTTTTATAAACATTCTTAGGGATAAGCTCTTTGTTATTTGTGTCTACCATACATTTAATTTGATGGTCAATCATTTTTTCAAAAGGAATAAGAAAATCCTTTGTATTACATTGTTCTAAATTACTTTGATTAAGTAAATTTAAGACTGTATAAACTGATTCAATAGTGCTAAGACAAAGAGGTGCTGGTTGTTGTTTAATCGTAAATTTCGATTTTATTTTATTATCAAAGCTTACTCTTTTTAGTTTTTGTAAGTTTTTACTTAATTTTAGCATTTTACGAGCGCAAGGCCATGTTCCATCAAGAATAAAAATATGTGGATTATCACCCATAAATGAAATTATGTCTGAACTTTCTCTTATTGATAAATTAAAAGTATCTTCTCCAGGGTAAAGTAAAAAAGAAGAATTTTTTTCTTCAGTCAGTATTTCATTTACACGTTTATTATTTGTGAAATCTACACCAACTATAATTTCAGAATTTTCAAGTTGAAGATTTGTCATACGTCCCGTTCCGTTTCTTTCTTTTTTGTACTCTTTTGGGTGCATAAGAATAATAAAACGAGTTTTGGTTTGGGAACGATTAATGTATTTACAAATACATGAAGATGAAGGCATCATGCATTTGTAACATTTGCTTCTTGGTTTTTTCATTTATACTTTAAAAGTGAATATCTTTTTGTTGAATTGCTACTAACTATAAAACAGTAGTTTTAAACTTTATTTTTACTATCAATAATAATAGTAACAGGTCCATCATTTAAAAGTTCTACTTTCATATCTGCACCAAATTTACCAGTTTGTACTTTTTTACCTAAGTCGTTTTCTACCTGATTTATAAATTGATTATATAAAGGAATGGCGATTTCAGGTTTTGAAGCGTTCATGTAGCTTGGTCTGTTTCCTTTTTTTGTTGATGCTTGTAATGTAAATTGACTAACGATAATTGCATCTCCTTTAATATCAATTAAAGATTGATTCATCACCTGATTTTCATCATTAAAAATTCGAAGATTCGTTAATTTTTTAGATAACCAGTTAATATCTTCTGTATTATCATCATCAGTAATGCCTACTAAAATTAGCAAACCATTTTGAATATCAGCAACTTTTTCTCCTTCAATAGTTACACTAGCTTTATTTACTCTTTGAACAACTGCTTTCATTTACTCTTTATCTTTTTCCCAAATATCAGTACGATAATGTTCTTCTTCACCTTCTAAAATTTGCAAATAACTTTTATAACGTTCCCAAGAAATAGTATCTTCTTCTAAAGCATCTTTTACAGCGCATTTAGGTTCGTTAACATGAATACAGTTATTGAATTTACAATGTTGTTTTAGTTCAAAAAATTCAGGAAAATAATCGCCTAATTCATATTTATCAATATCAACAACTCCAAAACCTTTAATACCTGGAGTATCAATAATTCGGGCATCTTTTGAGTTTTCGATGCTTAAATCGAACATTTCTGCAAAAGTTGTGGTGTGTTTTCCTTGATTATGTTGGTCTGAAATTTCCTTTGTTTTTAAGTTCAGATTTGTATCAATAGCATTTACCAAAGTAGTTTTTCCAACACCTGAATGTCCTACAAACATTGAGGTTTTTCCAAGCATCATTTCTTTAATTTTATCAACATTGGTGTTTTCCTTTGCAGATACTTCAATACATCGGTAACCGATAGTTTCATAAATATCTTTTAGGTATAAAATTTCACCAC encodes:
- a CDS encoding BamA/TamA family outer membrane protein, which encodes MKKLSFFFLLVILFSACSTIKFVKKNELLLTKNTVYIDSVKNTNQNITELLMQRPNAKALGVPLSLYFYNLGNPKGAKSPAKWGFKNPKIYSFFKKGFSEKQSISVAKSFIGINRWFLNSGEAPIIIDDKKTKKTADNLNAYFQTEGYFRAKVSFKKDTIDTKKGSISYQITKGKPSFLSLIKTKIASPALDSLYKKSKENSFLQAGNQYKDEHFVKEANRLVTFFRNKGIYHFNENYISFENDTLQNYQKTKVNINISDRVIPFKVQNIKKINVYTDYTYNKRNNVYKDTVLYKGITFYAHKKLKYNPKILAQSLFIKPNTVYSDFSKKLTRKHLRGLKNFKTTSIRYDELNDTELNANIFLTPIEKYTLGFDAELSRSNIRNFDISLKYSLINRNAFKGAEIFKFSTFGSYFNSNNGLGWEIGADLTLGIPRFVAPFGLKRLIPKKMFPKTKFLIGLGNQKNIGLDNQNITIGLDYKWVYNKQKSLQLELLNVQYIRNLNVNNYFSIYNSEYFKLKQVATASSKYKLPTNQPGNSTDILQFMQNIATDGSFKNTQPLKYQNNLNIFNRYNIITSDFLIPEIAFTYTYNNQLNSKDTNFSFLKFRVANAGNLMGVISKKTNNRNQKTVLKIPIAQYFKADVEYKKYWNLGNNTVLAHRTFLGAIITYNNASIPFSRSYFTGGSNDVRAWITYSLGPGTRQPGLEYNIGSLKFLSSFEYRFNVIGALKGALFFDTGNIWDITNSKYIDDVAKFNQLKSITDIAVGSGFGLRYDFSFLIARLDLGFKMHEPYLKNDRWFKNHNFSNSILNIGINYPF
- a CDS encoding TrmH family RNA methyltransferase, whose amino-acid sequence is MSLSKNNLKLITSLQQKKYRQKHQLFVAEGVKVVTELLKSSVEVAHIFTVDASFEMANNVQSTLISEVELKKISTLKKPNKVLGLFKIPEEKEQDSANFTLALDEVNDPGNLGTIIRLCDWFGITELVCSKNTVDCYNQKVVQSTMGSLTRVNISYVDLPSFLTETPLAIYTADMDGENIYKANLPEKAVLVMGNEANGISNKIAAIVKHKLTIPRFGDIQKTESLNVATATAILLSEFKRSLV
- a CDS encoding deoxynucleoside kinase encodes the protein MHIAIAGNIGAGKTTLTNLLAKHYDWEPHYESVDENPYLDDFYGEMERWSFNLQVYFLNSRFRQVLELRESGKKIIQDRTIYEDAHIFAPNLHAMGLMTNRDFSNYSSLFELMENLVTPPDLLIYLRADTATLLGQIHKRGRDYENAISVEYLTRLNERYEAWISEYTKGKLLIIDVDNLDFINNKKDLKFIIDKIDAQIKKLN